A stretch of Heterodontus francisci isolate sHetFra1 chromosome 44, sHetFra1.hap1, whole genome shotgun sequence DNA encodes these proteins:
- the LOC137356006 gene encoding 1-phosphatidylinositol 4,5-bisphosphate phosphodiesterase beta-3-like, translating into MAGACPGVHALQLKPVFVHETLKKGSKFIKWDEDPVNRTLITLRVDPQGFFLYWTGQNNEVDLLDICLIRDTRTGRFAKVPKDVKLREVLGFGNPDTHPENNAVTVVHSSDLVNVTFLNFMAVQEDTAKY; encoded by the exons ATGGCCGGAGCTTGTCCCGGAGTTCATGCTTTGCAGCTGAAGCCTGTCTTTGTACACGAAACCCTGAAAAAAGGAAGCAAATTCATCAAGTGGGATGAG GACCCAGTGAACCGGACACTGATCACACTGCGAGTGGATCCACAGGGCTTCTTCCTCTACTGGACTGGTCAGAACAAT gaagTGGACCTGTTAGATATCTGTTTGATCAGAGACACACGGACTGGAAGATTCGCTAAAGTGCCAAAG GATGTGAAGCTCCGGGAAGTGCTGGGATTCGGGAATCCGGACACACACCCGGAGAATAACGCTGTGACAGTGGTTCACAGCTCAGACTTGGTCAACGTCACCTTCCTAAACTTCATGGCCGTCCAGGAGGACACAGCCAAG tactga
- the LOC137355846 gene encoding bcl2-associated agonist of cell death-like: MPRRVTLPEAELLEDVMPFRSRSRSEPPNFWLAVQYGRELRRMSDEFVSTFTERKGLPISKSAGEIMCRVYRRVMNYFPNKDTARRQRADDC, from the exons ATGCCGCGGAGGGTGACGCTGCCTGAAGCCGAGCTGCTGGAGGACGTGATGCCTTTCAGGAGTCGGAGCCGATCGGAACCACCCAACTTCTGGCTCGCTGTGCAGTACGGACGTGAGCTCCGGAGGATGAGTGATGAGTTTGTCTCCACTTTCACCGAGCGCAAG GGGCTCCCCATTTCCAAAAGTGCTGGAGAGATCATGTGCAGAGTCTACCGAAGGGTGATGAACTACTTTCCCAACAAGGATACAGCTAGGCGCCAGCGTGCGGACGACTGCTGA